The Anaerolineae bacterium region CCGAGAAAATGGAAAAAGCGGTGGAGGCGCTTCAGGCAGACCTGCGCGCGCTGCGCACCGGGCGCGCCAGCCCGGCGCTGGTGGAGCGCATCAAAGTGGATTATTACGGCACTCCGACCCCGCTGAACCAGCTCGCCACGATCTCGGTGCCGGAGCCGCGGCTGTTGACCATTCGGCCGTGGGATGCCAGCATTCTCTCCGCCATCGAGAAGGCTATCCTGAAGTCGGACCTGGGGTTGACGCCGAACAACGACGGCAAGATCATCCGACTGGTCATCCCGCGGTTGAACGAGGAGCGC contains the following coding sequences:
- the frr gene encoding ribosome recycling factor, with translation MIEEVLAEATEKMEKAVEALQADLRALRTGRASPALVERIKVDYYGTPTPLNQLATISVPEPRLLTIRPWDASILSAIEKAILKSDLGLTPNNDGKIIRLVIPRLNEERRQELVKIVNKRVEEARVAVRNIRRSAIDDLRELEKEKIISEDDFHKGRDKVQELTDQFIARIDELGKLKEKEILEI